The following coding sequences lie in one Capsicum annuum cultivar UCD-10X-F1 chromosome 5, UCD10Xv1.1, whole genome shotgun sequence genomic window:
- the LOC124898569 gene encoding uncharacterized protein LOC124898569 produces the protein MIAELARKLKMLQEEMNHTRDLANLAITVNAPAPGGHGTSLQILLSMDHYEEKEKKWRTEHEMKLIAMNEEIIRIKESHGARDHDGLGYDDLCVHPGIDLPEGYNVPKFKVFDGTGNPMANLRRYCDQMVGVGKNKALLIRLFSRSLSGEALEWFLSQELKRWTGWKALAKGFLDRKEAAKVQPPMSEEEIVYVFSCDQEGEYYTSMVFAVRATFADLVKIEESLEEGIRTGIIAKTPTSSRTAMLLKKEKEDVGTISVNSIAKMKKRFNSRNIFSSPLSLHFQHPHVQSTLPNNRTNIQVPPNYHQVPPPAYQNHYNPLCPNIEKKPPRNFTPLAESHTQLFERWKNVGHLQTIQLNPVNPNSRFDHPDQNCVYHSGAAGHNTEDYINLKYKIQDLIDQKVITLQSPMPTINSNSLANHGGPTVNMIEIEEE, from the exons atgattgcggaGCTTGCAAGGAAGTTaaaaatgcttcaggaggaaatgAATCAcactcgagatttggctaacttggccatcactgTCAATGCTCCTGCTCCAGGAGGACACGGGACTTCACTCCAAATTCTTCTCTCA atggaccattacgaggaaaaagagaaaaagtggaGGACTGAGCATGAAATGAAGTTGatagctatgaatgaagagataataaggatcaaagaatctcatggAGCGAGGGATCACGACGGTTTAgggtatgatgatttatgtgttcaccctggaaTAGATTTACCAGAAGGGTATAACGTCCCTAAGTTTAAAGTGTTTGACGGTACCGGAAACCCAATGGCTAatctgagaaggtattgtgatcaaatggtcGGGGTAGGGAAAAATAAGGCGTTATTGATACGCCTATTTAGCCGAAGTTTAAGTGGCGAAGCCTTAGAGTGGTTCTTGTCTCAGGAGCTGAAAAGAtggactggttggaaagcattagccaagggtttccttgacag gaaagaagctgccaaagtgcaaccccccatgtctgaggaagaaataGTATATGTGTTTTCTTGTgatcaagaaggagaatattataccagtaTGGTGTTCGCTGTCAGGGCGACttttgcagatttggtaaaaatagaagAATCACTGGAAGAAGGTATTCGGACAGGAATAATTGCCAAGACCCCAACATCATCCAGGACTGCTATGTtattaaagaaggaaaaagaggaTGTAGGCACGATTTCTGTTAATTCTAttgcaaaaatgaaaaagaggttCAACTCTAGGAATATTTTCTCTTCTCCGCTGTCACTACACTTTCAGCAT CCTCATGTCCAATCCACTCTTCCAAACAACCGAACAAACATTCAAGtacctccaaattatcatcaagtgcCTCCTCCTGCATATCAGAACCATTATAACCCTCTGTGTCCTAACATCGAAAAAAAACCTCCCCGAAACTTCACGCCGCTGGCTGAAAGTCACACCCAACTATTTGAAAGATGGAAGAATGTCGGTCATTTGCAAACAATCCAGTTGAATCCTGTCAATCCCAACTCTCGATTTGATCATCCTGAtcaaaattgtgtttatcattcaGGAGCAGCAGGGCACAACACCGAGGACTATATTAACTTGAAATATAAGatccaagatctgattgatcaaaaggtcatcacgcttcAGTCACCGATGCCAACTATTAACAGTAACTCATTGGCTAATCATGGGggacctacagttaacatgattgaaatagaagaagaatag